From Halomicrobium salinisoli, the proteins below share one genomic window:
- a CDS encoding DUF5794 domain-containing protein: protein MSSSQHPVALALERRVGGATRLLATVMLLPLLDGVFVAVVLAGGLTTVTGIVEVGLLVFGGSATLAVILAEMEGSPKEMAVSILTVGAVVIAGAVLVAALAPTVRGLLRLEVFERFAAVIILAIAGRTASARIGEWLPRPSIILLLGFVASVTPSGVTLTVQTDPALMLRAAASAGVGVAFALAAALGAPWLRNAVDIDRFRFGSAVALGVLPLSIFGFLGNAPVALAVLGVTTLLSFDPQRARERDAEWDPDRVDVTAAFADGGASQGVSHDDPDSEPHPTVDLDEDDEDGDEDRLPWL, encoded by the coding sequence ATGAGTAGCTCCCAGCACCCGGTCGCACTCGCCCTCGAGCGCCGCGTCGGCGGCGCGACCAGGCTCCTCGCGACGGTGATGCTCCTGCCCCTGCTGGACGGGGTGTTCGTCGCCGTCGTCCTCGCCGGCGGGCTCACGACCGTCACCGGCATCGTCGAGGTCGGCCTGCTCGTGTTCGGCGGGTCCGCGACCCTCGCGGTCATCCTCGCGGAGATGGAGGGCTCGCCGAAGGAGATGGCCGTCTCGATCCTGACCGTCGGGGCCGTCGTGATAGCCGGCGCGGTCCTCGTCGCGGCGCTCGCGCCGACGGTCCGCGGACTGCTCCGCCTGGAGGTGTTCGAGCGGTTCGCCGCCGTCATCATCCTCGCCATCGCGGGCCGCACCGCCAGCGCCCGCATCGGCGAGTGGCTCCCCCGCCCGTCGATCATCCTCCTGCTCGGGTTCGTCGCGAGCGTGACCCCCTCCGGGGTGACGCTGACCGTCCAGACCGATCCGGCGCTCATGCTCCGCGCGGCGGCGTCCGCCGGCGTCGGCGTCGCCTTCGCCCTCGCCGCCGCGCTGGGGGCCCCGTGGCTTCGCAACGCCGTCGACATCGACCGCTTCCGCTTCGGTAGCGCCGTCGCGCTGGGCGTGCTCCCGCTGTCCATCTTCGGGTTCCTCGGGAACGCCCCCGTCGCGCTGGCCGTCCTCGGCGTGACGACGCTGCTGTCGTTCGACCCCCAGCGCGCCCGCGAGCGCGACGCCGAGTGGGACCCCGACCGCGTCGACGTCACCGCCGCCTTCGCCGACGGCGGCGCGTCCCAGGGCGTCAGCCACGACGACCCCGACTCGGAGCCCCACCCGACCGTCGACCTGGACGAGGACGACGAGGACGGCGACGAAGACCGGCTACCCTGGCTGTGA
- a CDS encoding DUF5795 family protein, with the protein MAENRVVQGRMVTPESLAELIEDDDVLDAEDIEDADRECPECGGDVIAVGYMPSAVEFVTGYKCQDCDWATTDRDE; encoded by the coding sequence ATGGCCGAGAACCGCGTGGTCCAGGGTCGGATGGTTACCCCCGAGAGCCTCGCCGAGCTGATCGAGGACGACGACGTCCTCGACGCCGAGGACATCGAGGACGCCGATCGCGAGTGCCCCGAGTGCGGCGGCGACGTCATCGCCGTCGGCTACATGCCCAGCGCCGTCGAGTTCGTCACCGGCTACAAGTGCCAGGACTGCGACTGGGCGACGACCGATCGCGACGAATAA
- a CDS encoding DUF7344 domain-containing protein, which translates to MSTSSSNPPEGAHQDIQGEIPQESEPSESSDKPSQDPIYVPEPEDESSGAEEFTGWGIFAGMIVGGSIFLPKAIVQGIFAGIVGGLLGAIGEYLLHLYFDHKTDAFDPVYLGNFDAYYDVLGNQRRLFTILVINKYGAIDMWDLAKKVEELESGRYQTSPSEEAVKQQYVSLYQTHVPKMSDMEILKFDEENETASPGPEFDRIYSLLSVTLRFLSVDPDFPELADIFNILEYRRQRILLKVLYDQGEPMTVQELAKDVSQTLPENEQDTKTSFVKTYAYLTETFLPKLDERNIVTYHDEHNTCELKIAGKRITQLVYKLEPI; encoded by the coding sequence ATGAGCACTTCATCATCCAATCCCCCTGAGGGAGCTCATCAAGATATACAAGGTGAAATCCCCCAGGAAAGCGAACCATCAGAGTCTTCAGATAAACCCTCCCAAGATCCGATCTACGTTCCAGAACCCGAAGATGAATCTTCAGGCGCTGAAGAATTCACTGGTTGGGGCATATTTGCAGGGATGATAGTTGGTGGGAGTATCTTTCTTCCAAAAGCGATCGTACAAGGTATATTTGCTGGGATTGTTGGTGGATTACTTGGGGCTATAGGAGAGTATTTGCTACATTTATATTTTGATCACAAGACTGATGCGTTCGATCCAGTCTATTTGGGCAACTTTGATGCATACTATGATGTCCTTGGGAATCAGAGACGACTATTCACTATATTAGTAATAAACAAGTACGGCGCTATAGATATGTGGGATCTAGCAAAGAAGGTTGAAGAACTTGAGAGTGGTCGATATCAGACGTCTCCCTCCGAAGAAGCAGTCAAGCAGCAGTATGTGAGTTTGTATCAGACACACGTGCCGAAGATGAGTGATATGGAGATATTAAAGTTTGATGAAGAAAATGAGACTGCATCACCAGGTCCCGAATTTGACAGAATTTATTCTCTTCTCAGCGTCACACTACGGTTCCTGTCTGTTGACCCAGATTTCCCGGAACTGGCTGATATCTTCAACATACTCGAATACAGGCGGCAGCGCATCCTACTCAAGGTTCTTTACGATCAAGGTGAACCAATGACAGTTCAGGAATTAGCTAAGGACGTCTCCCAAACACTTCCGGAGAACGAACAAGATACAAAAACATCATTCGTTAAAACTTACGCGTATCTCACAGAGACTTTTCTCCCAAAGCTCGATGAGAGGAATATTGTCACATATCATGACGAACATAATACCTGTGAGTTAAAGATAGCTGGAAAACGGATAACTCAACTCGTGTATAAACTTGAACCGATCTAA